GAGATCCAAAAACTTTCTGGCTCTCCCTGGAAGCCAGTCACCGACTTTAACATCGAAGACCAGCAGACCTTTCCTGTGATTAAATGTATCGGCCCCTTGAAAATGCTTGAGGGGTTTTATCACAAGCTCCAGGAGCTTGAAGAGCTAAAGGCAACGCTCATTCGTGATCCAATCTCTGGAGTTTTCCACCTGATTTTGATCACCCACAAAGATGCCAACAAGGGAGCGGCACTAGCCACCTTTGTGAAGAAATATGGGTTAAAAAAGCCGGTGATTGCAGGAGGCGATGATAACAATGACATCCCTCTTCTAGAGCAAGGGGATGTCCGGATTGTGATGGAAGGGGCCCCAAATGGGATGGGAGAGCTTGCCCATATCATGGCCCCTCCTGCCTATGAAATGGGAATTATCGAAGGGATTCAGAAGGGGATGGAATGGTGGAAGAAAAACGGCAGCTAATCGACCTTGCCCTTCAGGCAGCGCGCCACTATGAAAGTCCCCAAACCGGACTCATCCATTTTTGCTATGAAGATGAAGGCTCGCGCGAAACCATCCCCCTCTTTGAAAATTTTTGCTTTTGCCTCGCCCTTTTGCGCACCTTTTCAAAAGATAATGTCGAAGAGGCCAAGGAGAGGTTAGAGCGCCTCCTAGCCTTCCAGCTTGAAGAGGGGAATTTCCCCACCTACCTCCACCAGTACCCGAATAGGGGATGGTCCCGCCACCCCTTTTTCCCCCTCCAACTGATTAGCAAACACTTCCCCTTTATCAAGGTCAATGCAGGCATTTCCCCACCCCGCCCGAAAGCGATCACCTCCTCTAAAGATGCTGCCCTCGAAGCGCTCCATCTTCAGCTAGAAGATCAGCCCCTCCAAACTCTTGCCCCTTATTGGGATCCCGACTACCACCTCTACGCTGGTCCCCTTGCCCAGGAAAAGCAGCGGGGCTCCCTTCCCGATCTCACCCTCTTCGATCTTTTTATGGCAAATGCGACCCGCACCTTTACCCCACGCATCTTAAAACTCCACCCCGTCCACCTGCAAGCCGCCCTTGTCTTTCCCACCGAAGAGGTCCACTGTGTGCCGACTAAAGGAGAGCGGACTGTGTGGCAAGAAGGGGACCACCTCC
Above is a genomic segment from Candidatus Neptunochlamydia vexilliferae containing:
- a CDS encoding HAD family hydrolase produces the protein MIFMDKGTIALDIDGTITGSDHLIPAEVADYFETLHSEGWQFVFVTGRPLSFAMMALPKLSFPYLLGVQNGADLLEMPSKKSVDRAYLGLDIVEMVDGLYEGCPGDFLVYSGYEKGDICYYRPDRFPSEMQGYLEEIQKLSGSPWKPVTDFNIEDQQTFPVIKCIGPLKMLEGFYHKLQELEELKATLIRDPISGVFHLILITHKDANKGAALATFVKKYGLKKPVIAGGDDNNDIPLLEQGDVRIVMEGAPNGMGELAHIMAPPAYEMGIIEGIQKGMEWWKKNGS